The following coding sequences lie in one Lolium perenne isolate Kyuss_39 chromosome 2, Kyuss_2.0, whole genome shotgun sequence genomic window:
- the LOC127330772 gene encoding 3beta-hydroxysteroid-dehydrogenase/decarboxylase, with amino-acid sequence MDPSLGNLEVRWCAVTGGRGFMARHLVMALLSSGGWRVRITDVGPDATLQPYENDGLLGAALRDGRATYISADVSKLDQLTKAFEGVDTVFHTAAPDPTNNDFQLHYKVNVEGTKNVIQACQTSKVKALIYTSTSGVVFDGVDGLFGVDESTPYPDKFHDAYTETKAEAEKLVMRANVPDELLTCCIRPGSIFGPGSRIVPALVSYGGMMMIMGDGKNCDDFVYVENVVHGHVCAERALSTKEGAKISGGKAYFITNMEPVNMWDFLYMILEDLGYHSRFRLRIPSYLLMPITCLIDWSYKYILSRCGMRKPSVLTSTSIKYATLNRTFNCNSAAEQLGYKPIVSLKDGVKMTTKFYKEFNE; translated from the exons ATGGATCCTTCGTTGGGCAACCTGGAAGTACGGTGGTGCGCGGTGACGGGCGGACGGGGATTCATGGCGAGGCACCTCGTGATGGCGCTGCTCAGTTCCGGAGGTTGGCGCGTGCGGATCACGGACGTCGGCCCCGACGCCACCCTGCAACCCTACGAGAATGATGGGCTCCTCGGTGCCGCCCTCCGGGACGGTCGCGCCACCTACATCTCCGCCGACGTCTCCAAACTAGACCAGCTCACAAAAG CTTTTGAAGGGGTTGATACAGTTTTCCACACCGCTGCCCCCGATCCTACCAACAACGACTTCCAACTTCATTACAAGGTCAACGTCGAGG GGACAAAGAATGTTATCCAGGCTTGTCAGACATCCAAGGTTAAAGCTCTAATATACACTAGTACTAGTGGGGTTGTATTCGACGGAGTTGATGGCCTCTTTGGTGTAGATGAATCCACGCCATACCCAGATAAG TTTCACGATGCGTACACTGAAACGAAGGCAGAAGCGGAAAAGCTAGTGATGCGGGCCAATGTCCCAGATGAGCTTCTCACTTGTTGCATACGTCCTGGAAGCATTTTTGGTCCCGGTAGCAGGATAGTGCCAGCATTAGTTTCTTACGGAGGAATGATG ATGATTATGGGTGATGGCAAGAATTGTGATGATTTTGTATATGTTGAGAATGTAGTGCATGGTCATGTCTGTGCTGAGAGAGCACTTTCGACCAAAGAGGGTGCAAAGATAAGTGGAGGAAAA GCATACTTTATAACAAATATGGAGCCGGTAAATATGTGGGACTTCCTATACATGATTTTAGAAGACCTTGGATACCACAG CCGGTTTAGATTAAGAATACCTTCGTATCTTCTAATGCCGATAACATGTCTCATTGACTGGAGCTACAAATATATATTATCTCGTTGTGGAATGCGTAAACCTAGTGTTCTAACATCCACAAGCATTAAGTATGCGACGCTGAATAGAACATTCAACTGCAACAGCGCCGCTGAACAACTTGGTTATAAACCAATAGTCTCACTCAAG GACGGAGTAAAGATGACTACCAAATTCtataaggagttcaatgaatga